From the Candidatus Krumholzibacteriota bacterium genome, one window contains:
- a CDS encoding polysaccharide deacetylase family protein, translated as MEPRGVPVVMYHGVGPEKPGWAWNHLLVRADVFDGQMRRLKEEGWTTIFLGDLYAHLARNEPLPPKPVVLTFDDGYLDNWVFAAPILAKYGHRAVVYMTSDFVDPAGSPRPTLDDAWAGRVREEDLPVEGFLSFAEMRRLEESGVMEVQGHAKTHTWYPCGPRIVDYHRPAGVDGYAPKPWLGWNRHPERKFAYMTERLEETVPWGTPVFEHRKSLAGKRWFPDGSLEKRLVSFVEGEGGARFFERPDWRERLDAIARKREAGGRLETEEEFDDRILFELTESKRILEAGIGKHIDFLCWPGGGRSPRTLELAGEAGYLATTTHFHDRTRRNLYGQKPSETNRTGCGTPWQWRGVRVARTDPGFFTAILDEFNGVPGAVWRMRSYKIAFLLRHFLLGRD; from the coding sequence ATGGAACCTCGAGGCGTACCGGTCGTGATGTACCACGGGGTCGGCCCCGAGAAGCCCGGGTGGGCCTGGAACCACCTCCTCGTTCGGGCCGACGTGTTCGACGGCCAGATGAGGCGCCTGAAAGAGGAGGGGTGGACGACGATCTTCCTGGGCGACCTGTACGCGCACCTCGCCCGGAACGAGCCGCTGCCGCCGAAGCCGGTCGTTCTCACCTTCGACGACGGCTACCTCGACAACTGGGTCTTCGCCGCCCCGATCCTCGCGAAGTACGGCCACCGCGCCGTCGTCTACATGACGAGCGACTTCGTCGATCCCGCCGGCTCGCCGCGGCCGACGCTCGACGACGCGTGGGCGGGGCGCGTCCGCGAGGAGGACCTGCCCGTCGAGGGCTTCCTCTCCTTCGCCGAGATGCGGCGGCTGGAGGAGAGCGGCGTGATGGAGGTGCAGGGCCACGCCAAGACCCACACGTGGTATCCGTGCGGTCCGCGGATCGTCGATTACCACCGGCCCGCCGGCGTGGATGGCTATGCCCCGAAGCCGTGGCTCGGCTGGAACCGTCATCCCGAAAGGAAATTCGCGTACATGACCGAGCGGCTCGAGGAGACGGTCCCCTGGGGCACGCCGGTCTTCGAGCACAGGAAATCGCTCGCGGGGAAGAGATGGTTCCCCGACGGATCGCTGGAAAAGCGCCTCGTCTCCTTCGTCGAGGGCGAGGGGGGAGCCCGGTTCTTCGAGCGCCCGGACTGGCGCGAGCGTCTCGACGCGATCGCGCGAAAGCGGGAAGCGGGCGGCCGGCTGGAGACCGAAGAGGAATTCGACGATCGGATCCTCTTCGAGCTGACCGAGTCGAAGCGGATCCTCGAGGCGGGGATCGGGAAGCACATCGACTTTCTCTGCTGGCCGGGGGGCGGGCGCAGCCCCCGGACGCTCGAACTGGCCGGGGAGGCGGGCTACCTCGCGACGACCACCCACTTCCACGACAGGACGAGAAGGAACCTCTACGGCCAGAAGCCCAGCGAGACGAACAGGACGGGGTGCGGAACGCCCTGGCAGTGGCGGGGTGTACGCGTGGCCCGCACGGATCCGGGATTCTTCACCGCCATCCTCGACGAGTTCAACGGCGTGCCCGGAGCGGTGTGGCGGATGCGTAGCTACAAGATCGCGTTCCTCCTCCGGCATTTCCTGCTCGGGCGCGATTGA
- a CDS encoding phenylacetate--CoA ligase family protein, whose translation MDMLPPLPAALVGKIIYPAYRAIRRDGLLADLAELERREHLPLEELEEIQARRIRETLAAAYAHVPYYRDAMDRAKLRPGDVRGPAELALLPFLTKEIVRAEATRLVTTDPSRKGYRSSTGGSTGEPLFFFNDHGAGPGRRANTIRAYRWAGIDIGDRQVLLWGFSLNRSPAERFAAAAKNYLNNVLPLSTFDLSEEGMRRHDARLRRFRPAYMVAYPSAVALFADWYERTGPPAYDLGAVVTSGERLYPHQREIVERVFRCRVFDRYGSREFANVAAECDRHAGLHVFIDLFCAEIVRENGEPCAAGETGELVVTDFSNLYMPFIRYRTGDLAVKTDRACPCGRGYPLIEKIEGRTFDAISTPSGKKVGGFFWTWLSRAVPGIRRFQIEQASPGRIVFRIVPGPGWEKAHEGTLRAKIAEGCGEDLAVVFEIVDDIPLTGAGKSRFIVSRPL comes from the coding sequence GTGGACATGCTGCCTCCGCTGCCGGCCGCCCTGGTCGGAAAAATCATCTACCCCGCGTACCGGGCGATCAGACGGGACGGTCTCCTCGCCGATCTCGCCGAGCTCGAGCGCAGGGAGCATCTCCCGCTGGAAGAGCTCGAGGAGATCCAGGCGCGGAGGATACGCGAGACGCTGGCCGCGGCCTACGCGCACGTCCCCTATTACCGGGATGCCATGGACCGGGCGAAACTGCGTCCCGGGGACGTGCGTGGCCCGGCGGAGCTCGCCCTCCTCCCCTTCCTCACGAAGGAAATCGTCCGCGCCGAGGCAACCCGGCTCGTCACCACCGATCCGTCGAGGAAGGGATACCGGTCGAGCACGGGCGGCTCGACGGGCGAACCGCTCTTCTTCTTCAACGACCACGGCGCCGGGCCCGGGCGCCGCGCGAACACGATCCGCGCCTACCGGTGGGCGGGGATCGACATCGGGGACCGCCAGGTGCTCCTGTGGGGATTCTCCCTGAACCGGTCCCCGGCGGAGCGGTTCGCCGCCGCCGCGAAGAACTACCTCAACAACGTCCTGCCCCTCTCGACCTTCGACCTGTCGGAGGAGGGGATGCGCCGCCACGACGCCAGGTTGCGCCGCTTCCGGCCCGCGTACATGGTCGCCTATCCCTCGGCCGTCGCCCTCTTCGCCGACTGGTACGAGCGGACGGGGCCGCCGGCGTACGATCTCGGGGCCGTCGTCACCAGCGGCGAACGGCTCTACCCGCACCAGCGCGAGATCGTCGAGCGGGTCTTCCGGTGCAGGGTGTTCGACCGGTACGGGAGCAGGGAGTTCGCCAACGTCGCCGCCGAGTGCGATCGGCACGCGGGGCTGCACGTCTTCATCGATCTCTTCTGCGCCGAGATCGTCCGGGAAAACGGCGAGCCGTGCGCGGCGGGGGAGACCGGCGAGCTCGTCGTCACGGATTTCTCCAACCTCTACATGCCTTTCATCCGTTACCGGACCGGCGACCTCGCCGTGAAAACTGACAGGGCCTGCCCGTGCGGGCGGGGATACCCGCTCATCGAGAAGATCGAGGGCCGCACCTTCGATGCCATCTCGACGCCGTCGGGGAAGAAGGTGGGGGGGTTCTTCTGGACGTGGCTGTCGCGGGCCGTTCCCGGCATACGGCGGTTCCAGATCGAACAGGCGTCCCCGGGGCGGATCGTCTTCAGGATCGTTCCCGGTCCGGGCTGGGAAAAGGCGCACGAGGGGACGCTCCGGGCGAAGATCGCGGAGGGATGCGGCGAGGATCTCGCCGTCGTCTTCGAGATCGTCGACGACATCCCCCTGACCGGGGCGGGCAAATCGAGGTTCATCGTCTCCCGGCCCCTTTGA